A region of Clostridium acetobutylicum ATCC 824 DNA encodes the following proteins:
- a CDS encoding DMT family transporter: MKSKTIKSNIILLITALIWGLAFTAQSVGMKYVGPFTFNGIRFILGAICIVPVMLFFKEDKIEENSKYARAALVGGIICGMVNFLGTTLQQIGLMYTTVGKAGFITGLYIVIVPIIGIFLKHHMGINSWIGVLFALVGLYLLCNTGSFSVGYGETLELSGAFFFAVQIFIIDHFSKKANCYRLAFFQYVTCGAVSLIIALFTEKITFNALYGAAIPILYGGLGSVGIAYTLQIIGQKNAKPSHAAIIMSMESVFGALGGAIILGERMGAKNLIGCGLMLLGMLVAQIKLTKTSKKQIIEKKAV, translated from the coding sequence ATGAAATCCAAAACTATTAAGTCAAATATAATTTTACTAATTACTGCACTCATATGGGGATTAGCTTTTACTGCTCAAAGTGTTGGTATGAAGTATGTAGGACCATTTACGTTTAATGGTATAAGGTTTATACTAGGTGCAATTTGTATAGTTCCAGTAATGCTGTTTTTTAAGGAAGATAAAATAGAAGAAAACAGTAAATATGCAAGAGCAGCTCTTGTTGGTGGAATTATATGTGGAATGGTTAATTTTTTAGGAACAACGCTTCAACAAATTGGACTTATGTATACAACGGTAGGAAAGGCTGGTTTTATAACTGGGTTATACATTGTAATTGTACCTATAATAGGCATATTTTTAAAACATCATATGGGCATAAATTCATGGATAGGAGTTTTATTTGCCCTAGTTGGACTCTATCTTTTATGTAATACGGGAAGCTTTTCTGTTGGATATGGTGAAACGCTTGAACTTTCAGGAGCTTTTTTCTTTGCGGTTCAAATATTTATAATAGATCATTTCAGTAAAAAGGCAAATTGTTATAGGTTAGCATTTTTTCAGTATGTAACCTGTGGTGCAGTTAGTTTAATTATAGCATTATTTACAGAGAAGATAACTTTTAATGCATTATATGGAGCAGCAATTCCTATTCTTTATGGAGGACTAGGATCAGTTGGAATTGCATATACTCTTCAAATTATCGGTCAAAAAAATGCCAAGCCTTCTCATGCCGCTATAATAATGAGCATGGAATCTGTTTTTGGAGCGCTTGGTGGAGCTATAATTTTAGGTGAAAGAATGGGTGCGAAAAACCTAATTGGATGCGGATTAATGCTCTTAGGTATGTTAGTTGCTCAAATTAAGCTTACAAAAACATCAAAAAAACAAATCATTGAGAAAAAGGCTGTTTAG
- a CDS encoding accessory gene regulator ArgB-like protein: MKGKSSVMEKLAEVVSLKLNKHLKMEGIELIKLKLGVEIIFINISKLAILFLVSYYFGLIKETIIMLAAFGFLRSNAFGLHAKNSIVCTVMSLLMFVLGAYLSKYLLFNNYMVLASFIIVNLLLFRYAPGDTEAHPLVGAKLRDKLKKQAVLMGMLLMAITLIIPDELIKTCISLSSYFEIISILPITYKVLGRRYKNYYEFERTIKQS; encoded by the coding sequence ATGAAAGGAAAATCAAGTGTTATGGAAAAGTTAGCAGAAGTTGTTTCTTTGAAATTGAACAAGCATCTAAAAATGGAGGGTATAGAGTTAATAAAATTAAAATTAGGAGTAGAGATAATTTTTATAAATATATCTAAGCTTGCAATTTTATTTTTAGTATCGTACTATTTTGGGCTTATAAAAGAAACTATTATAATGCTTGCTGCATTTGGATTCCTAAGATCAAATGCATTTGGACTACATGCAAAGAATAGCATAGTTTGTACAGTGATGTCCCTTTTAATGTTTGTATTAGGAGCATATTTAAGTAAATATTTATTATTTAATAATTATATGGTTCTGGCGTCTTTTATAATCGTAAACCTACTTCTATTTAGATATGCGCCTGGAGATACAGAGGCTCATCCTTTAGTTGGAGCTAAACTGAGGGACAAGCTAAAAAAACAGGCTGTACTTATGGGAATGCTTTTAATGGCAATAACTTTAATAATACCAGATGAATTAATAAAAACATGTATTAGTTTATCAAGTTATTTTGAAATTATAAGTATATTGCCAATAACATATAAGGTATTAGGAAGGAGGTACAAGAATTATTATGAATTTGAAAGAACAATTAAACAAAGTTAA
- a CDS encoding four-helix bundle copper-binding protein, producing MGVATMVTDKYQKCIDACNRCSQACYECFKACLNEPDVNARRTCISILFECAQMCQMSSALMSMDAQFAIDHCKLCSVICDKCAQECSMFQDPHCQKCANECRTCSNECRMMSGM from the coding sequence ATGGGTGTTGCAACTATGGTAACAGATAAATATCAAAAATGTATTGATGCATGTAATCGATGTTCTCAGGCCTGTTATGAATGTTTCAAAGCTTGTTTAAATGAACCTGATGTTAATGCTAGAAGAACTTGTATAAGCATTTTGTTTGAATGTGCTCAAATGTGTCAAATGTCATCAGCTCTTATGTCTATGGATGCCCAATTTGCAATAGATCACTGTAAACTTTGTTCAGTAATTTGTGATAAATGTGCTCAAGAGTGCTCTATGTTTCAAGATCCCCATTGCCAAAAATGTGCTAATGAATGTCGTACATGTTCCAATGAATGCAGAATGATGTCAGGTATGTAA
- a CDS encoding type II toxin-antitoxin system PemK/MazF family toxin: MKNTRIKDMRDDELQAYIKETKKEIEQQLKLYVKLNNDKLSNNGQIQNLKKKAYNLKEVYEYIKWANDKIAINNNVESSYGTIPKRGEIWTCQLGENIGSEENKIRPAIIIQNDTGNEKGPTTIIVPISNRPKKISTHIELRPGDYKLVHGEVNKITGTILCEQIKVVSKARLGRHVATLNSDFVNKILNSKLKISIKV, from the coding sequence TTGAAAAATACTAGAATCAAGGATATGAGGGATGATGAACTTCAGGCTTACATTAAAGAAACCAAAAAAGAGATTGAGCAGCAGTTAAAATTATATGTTAAGCTAAATAATGATAAGTTATCTAATAATGGTCAAATACAAAATCTCAAGAAAAAAGCATATAATCTTAAGGAAGTTTATGAGTACATAAAATGGGCGAATGATAAAATAGCTATTAATAATAATGTTGAATCAAGCTATGGTACTATACCTAAGCGTGGAGAGATATGGACCTGCCAACTTGGAGAAAATATTGGTTCTGAGGAAAACAAAATAAGACCTGCAATAATAATACAAAACGATACTGGAAATGAAAAGGGACCAACTACAATAATTGTTCCGATTTCTAATAGGCCTAAAAAAATATCAACTCATATTGAATTAAGACCTGGGGATTACAAGCTCGTACATGGCGAAGTAAATAAGATAACGGGAACAATTTTATGTGAGCAAATTAAAGTTGTATCTAAAGCTAGGTTGGGAAGGCATGTGGCTACTCTGAATAGTGATTTCGTCAACAAAATATTGAATTCTAAATTAAAAATTTCTATAAAGGTGTAA
- a CDS encoding LytR/AlgR family response regulator transcription factor has translation MLEVFVCEDNKEQKENFRKIIDNFIIMENLDMKISVVTENPDDIINYVIKNSVSGLYFLDIDLNASINGIQLAAEIRKYDPRGFIVFVTTHAEMSYLTFLYKVEAMDYIIKDNYKNIGDRIYQCIVDAQRKYSAKTTDLQKIFTIKADDRIINIEFQKILFFETSFTIHKVVLHSVNRQIEFYAKMKDIEGELDDSFYRCHKSYIVNKKNIKEININKRRIYMINGEECLISTRMLKGLIK, from the coding sequence ATGCTTGAAGTATTTGTATGCGAAGATAATAAGGAACAAAAGGAGAACTTTAGAAAGATAATAGATAATTTTATAATAATGGAAAACTTGGATATGAAGATATCTGTAGTAACAGAAAATCCAGATGATATTATAAACTATGTCATTAAAAATAGTGTTAGCGGTTTATATTTTTTAGATATAGATTTGAATGCTTCTATAAATGGGATACAGCTAGCTGCTGAAATAAGAAAATATGATCCAAGGGGATTTATTGTATTTGTTACAACACATGCAGAAATGAGTTATTTGACGTTTCTGTATAAAGTAGAGGCTATGGATTATATAATAAAAGATAATTATAAAAATATAGGAGATAGGATATACCAGTGTATAGTGGATGCACAAAGAAAATATTCAGCAAAAACAACAGATCTTCAAAAAATCTTTACTATAAAAGCTGATGATAGAATTATAAATATAGAATTTCAAAAGATTCTTTTTTTCGAAACTTCTTTTACAATACATAAAGTTGTTCTACATTCTGTAAATAGGCAAATAGAATTTTATGCAAAAATGAAGGATATAGAGGGTGAATTGGACGACTCTTTTTATCGATGTCATAAATCGTATATAGTAAATAAGAAGAATATTAAGGAAATTAACATAAATAAAAGGCGTATTTATATGATTAATGGAGAAGAATGTCTCATATCAACTAGGATGTTAAAGGGACTTATTAAATAA
- a CDS encoding cyclic lactone autoinducer peptide — protein MNLKEQLNKVNDKFIKGLGKASMKIGEQANGKCVLVTLYEPKMPEELLKENIDK, from the coding sequence ATGAATTTGAAAGAACAATTAAACAAAGTTAACGATAAGTTTATCAAAGGACTTGGTAAAGCTTCAATGAAAATTGGAGAACAGGCAAATGGAAAGTGTGTATTGGTAACATTGTACGAACCTAAAATGCCTGAAGAGCTACTTAAGGAGAATATTGACAAATAA
- a CDS encoding NUDIX hydrolase has product MDQLRYTICFIKREDEVLLLNREKPSWMGSWNGVGGKFQNSETPMECILREIHEETGMKFQEAKFKGIVTWDEGDKDIGGMYLFLIEVPANYNYSVPVKTREGILDWKKISWVMNPENTGIAANVPKYLPKMLKEEGEFRYHCVFKNKMLLGVNIEEI; this is encoded by the coding sequence ATGGATCAACTTAGGTATACCATTTGTTTTATAAAAAGAGAAGATGAAGTGCTTCTTTTAAATAGAGAAAAGCCTAGCTGGATGGGAAGTTGGAATGGTGTTGGAGGAAAGTTTCAAAATAGTGAAACTCCAATGGAATGCATACTTAGAGAGATACATGAAGAGACAGGAATGAAGTTTCAAGAGGCCAAATTTAAAGGCATAGTTACATGGGATGAAGGAGATAAAGATATTGGTGGCATGTATCTTTTTTTGATAGAGGTTCCTGCAAATTATAATTATTCTGTACCAGTAAAAACACGAGAAGGGATTTTAGATTGGAAAAAGATATCTTGGGTAATGAATCCTGAAAATACTGGAATTGCAGCAAATGTACCTAAATATCTTCCTAAGATGCTTAAGGAAGAAGGCGAATTTAGATATCATTGTGTTTTTAAAAATAAAATGCTTCTAGGGGTTAACATAGAAGAGATTTGA
- a CDS encoding DUF2249 domain-containing protein → MSEFTASVDVRKYPPRDKHAVIFDTLGKLKSGEAMELINDHDPKPLYYELSAEHEEKFEWEYLQNGPELWRVSIKRK, encoded by the coding sequence ATGTCTGAATTCACAGCAAGTGTAGATGTGCGAAAATATCCCCCTAGAGATAAGCATGCAGTAATATTTGATACATTGGGTAAGCTTAAATCTGGAGAGGCAATGGAACTTATAAATGACCATGATCCAAAACCACTATACTATGAACTTTCAGCAGAACACGAGGAAAAATTTGAATGGGAATACCTCCAAAACGGCCCAGAACTCTGGAGGGTATCTATTAAAAGGAAATAA
- a CDS encoding lanthionine synthetase LanC family protein, with translation MLGRRKNGIAMELKSIETVGDFISLSGNSRRLTSILKVKRLIRENYSIIRSNLLNTEDKVAIKEIKYYEKEERAIVTFTDNEKVVFQSYISKDEEIINKFIRWINQKVDKEHSLYVKKILYAEGCSFSEYIKPINSIGKREIFDYYFKSGELLLILYVLRCSKIKSKNIIDMEDCPILDEVKDAFYSTNDVPSFNFSANEVAEKLVKYSVYNIEFLPESKKSITEEEIYHIKCGFEYIYNMIMYNKLELIEVMKVIFKEDILKLSAVITNIYGLNEEDLKRQLYFIDIRFIGVKIARRKVNFCISERKETIDKNYFISIANDLGEHMIKRGIIGVKDFVTSRTWISTTRDGNNQGYSLSPLSSDLMDGSSGVALFFAYLGLVTGKDYYKAIAIEAIQDSINHINNLNNNDDINIGAFKGISGEIYAMWKIYSVTRSNYLEASIENGIRALYILVQKSKDIDITNGLCGVSCVLVSIYKDKDSNKFNDIIMNLIRICMEKITGNMSSKQMALNDVYLNDAIILTLAKLLELTGERSLVKKIKELFSIQRMKYKDIFARWDRRILITLMGRVTLKKINFQDESIDREIQQISKYIINNGFGNSFSCCDDMGIIEVLKHTAAILSDEKLNSSCIKTFNELVKKKIKPTINKEITYANENISLMNGVVGLAYSLIRISSEKFVPKILWLE, from the coding sequence ATGTTGGGAAGGAGAAAAAATGGAATAGCTATGGAATTAAAAAGTATAGAAACAGTTGGAGATTTTATAAGTTTAAGTGGTAATAGTAGACGGCTCACTTCCATACTAAAAGTAAAAAGACTCATAAGAGAAAATTACTCAATTATAAGAAGTAATTTACTGAACACAGAAGATAAAGTAGCAATCAAAGAAATAAAATATTATGAAAAGGAGGAAAGGGCTATAGTAACTTTTACCGATAATGAAAAAGTTGTGTTTCAATCTTATATATCAAAAGATGAGGAAATAATAAACAAGTTCATAAGATGGATCAACCAAAAAGTAGATAAAGAACATAGTTTATATGTTAAAAAGATATTATATGCTGAAGGATGTAGTTTTTCTGAATACATAAAACCCATCAATTCTATAGGTAAAAGAGAAATTTTTGATTATTACTTTAAATCAGGGGAACTTTTATTAATACTATATGTACTAAGATGCAGTAAAATTAAAAGTAAGAACATAATAGATATGGAAGATTGTCCGATATTAGATGAGGTTAAGGATGCGTTTTATTCAACAAATGACGTACCAAGCTTTAATTTTTCTGCAAATGAAGTAGCGGAAAAATTAGTAAAGTATTCTGTATACAATATAGAATTCTTACCAGAAAGTAAAAAGTCTATAACAGAAGAAGAGATATATCATATAAAATGCGGGTTTGAGTATATTTATAATATGATTATGTATAATAAATTGGAATTAATAGAAGTTATGAAGGTTATATTTAAAGAAGATATACTTAAATTATCAGCGGTTATTACAAATATATATGGGCTTAATGAAGAAGATTTAAAAAGACAATTATATTTTATAGATATAAGGTTTATAGGCGTTAAAATTGCAAGGAGAAAAGTAAACTTCTGCATTAGTGAAAGGAAGGAGACAATAGATAAAAACTATTTTATAAGTATAGCTAATGACTTGGGAGAACATATGATTAAGCGTGGAATTATTGGTGTTAAGGATTTTGTCACGAGTAGGACATGGATAAGCACTACTAGAGACGGAAACAATCAAGGTTATTCATTATCTCCACTAAGTAGCGACCTTATGGACGGAAGTAGTGGAGTAGCTTTGTTTTTTGCGTATTTAGGACTTGTTACTGGCAAGGATTACTATAAAGCAATAGCTATAGAAGCTATTCAAGATTCTATAAATCATATTAATAATTTAAACAATAATGACGATATTAATATAGGTGCCTTTAAAGGTATATCAGGTGAGATATACGCTATGTGGAAGATATATAGTGTTACGCGTAGTAATTACTTAGAAGCATCTATTGAAAACGGTATAAGAGCTCTTTACATATTAGTTCAAAAAAGCAAGGATATAGATATAACAAATGGTTTATGTGGGGTATCATGTGTTTTAGTATCAATATATAAAGATAAGGATTCTAATAAATTCAATGATATTATAATGAATTTAATTAGAATATGTATGGAAAAGATAACAGGGAATATGAGTTCTAAACAAATGGCGTTAAATGACGTGTACTTAAATGATGCTATAATACTTACCCTTGCAAAACTATTAGAATTAACAGGTGAACGTAGTTTAGTAAAAAAGATTAAAGAATTATTCAGTATTCAAAGAATGAAATATAAAGATATCTTTGCTAGATGGGATAGAAGAATACTTATAACTCTTATGGGGAGAGTTACTTTGAAAAAAATAAATTTTCAAGATGAATCTATAGACAGGGAAATACAGCAAATTAGTAAGTATATTATTAATAACGGGTTTGGCAATAGTTTTTCTTGTTGTGATGATATGGGTATCATTGAAGTATTGAAGCATACTGCAGCTATCTTAAGTGATGAAAAGTTGAATAGTAGTTGCATAAAGACATTCAATGAACTTGTTAAAAAGAAAATAAAACCAACTATAAATAAAGAAATAACTTATGCAAATGAAAATATATCGTTGATGAATGGTGTTGTTGGTCTAGCGTATAGTTTAATTAGGATAAGTAGTGAGAAATTTGTTCCGAAAATTTTATGGTTGGAATAA
- the ric gene encoding iron-sulfur cluster repair di-iron protein, with protein MQNVFNVNQKIGDIVVKFPRAIEILKRYKIDFCCGGDRVLEEAIKEQGLNGQEIIDEINEDYNKYIMEEVKDRDWATEPYSKLIEHVINTHHAYLNETLPRLSELTTKILRVHGAKHSELAKVHKLLHSLKMELEQHLIKEEEIVFPLIQEYERTGNNETLSNAVEKIIELEEEHEGAGSILKELREVTKNYELPEDACNSYKAAYKLLEDVEDDTFRHIHLENNIMFPRLVSESKKHK; from the coding sequence ATGCAAAATGTATTTAATGTAAATCAAAAGATTGGGGATATAGTAGTTAAGTTTCCAAGAGCTATTGAAATACTTAAAAGATATAAAATAGATTTTTGCTGTGGAGGAGATAGAGTACTTGAAGAGGCAATAAAGGAACAAGGGCTTAATGGACAAGAAATAATAGATGAAATAAATGAGGATTATAATAAATATATAATGGAGGAAGTAAAGGATAGAGATTGGGCAACTGAACCATATTCAAAATTAATAGAACACGTTATAAACACACATCACGCATATTTAAATGAAACGCTGCCGCGCTTAAGCGAGCTTACAACTAAAATACTTAGAGTGCATGGAGCAAAACATTCTGAATTGGCTAAGGTGCATAAGCTTCTGCATAGCTTAAAAATGGAATTAGAACAGCATTTGATAAAAGAGGAGGAAATAGTATTTCCGCTCATACAGGAATACGAAAGAACGGGAAATAATGAGACTTTAAGTAATGCTGTAGAAAAGATTATAGAATTAGAAGAGGAACATGAAGGTGCAGGCTCAATACTAAAGGAGCTTAGGGAGGTTACTAAGAATTATGAGCTTCCTGAAGATGCCTGCAACAGCTATAAAGCAGCATATAAACTTTTAGAGGATGTAGAGGATGATACCTTTAGACACATACATCTTGAAAATAATATTATGTTTCCAAGGCTTGTTAGTGAATCAAAGAAGCATAAGTAA
- a CDS encoding CPBP family intramembrane glutamic endopeptidase, which yields MKKSDLFFIFISLAFTVIFLNCTSNSLKGIGLELLFLSIGLITIFILNKKKLLIPINLKNINCSIVLYTVVLSLLASLLTAYVVCTFSYFNLNYLFQKSASYKITLLSIFTTIIISPICEEMLFRAAILGILIRKIPVHLSIFIQCIIFAFLHGLSFKTVTFYTALIGGFILGYVFYYTKSILSSILCHSIYNFMSIFAGILSFKISNTSTLILCLLLCSISIYLTVYCITKIKTLSKQPFSQ from the coding sequence ATGAAAAAATCTGATTTGTTTTTTATATTTATATCTTTAGCTTTTACTGTAATTTTTCTCAATTGTACAAGCAATTCTTTAAAGGGCATTGGACTTGAACTGCTTTTTTTATCTATTGGTCTAATAACAATTTTTATTTTAAACAAGAAAAAACTATTGATACCAATCAATTTAAAAAACATTAATTGTTCAATAGTCCTATATACTGTTGTATTAAGTTTACTTGCATCTCTTTTGACAGCCTATGTAGTCTGTACTTTCTCCTATTTTAATTTAAACTATTTATTTCAAAAAAGCGCCTCTTACAAAATCACGCTTTTGAGCATATTTACTACTATTATTATAAGTCCTATATGTGAAGAAATGTTATTTAGAGCTGCTATTTTAGGTATACTTATACGAAAAATACCAGTACATTTATCAATTTTTATTCAATGTATTATTTTTGCATTTTTGCATGGTTTAAGTTTTAAAACTGTTACCTTTTATACTGCTCTTATAGGTGGATTTATTCTAGGATATGTTTTTTACTATACAAAATCAATACTTTCATCTATCCTATGCCACTCAATTTATAATTTCATGAGTATCTTTGCAGGTATTTTATCCTTTAAAATTTCTAATACTTCTACCTTAATACTCTGCTTGCTTCTATGTTCAATTAGTATATATCTCACTGTATATTGTATTACGAAGATAAAAACTTTATCTAAACAGCCTTTTTCTCAATGA
- a CDS encoding sensor histidine kinase, giving the protein MMQYVELVGIIMNLYVSIFSLYSCRIKWKRLVGMIVITEIISLIFLMLGWQQVTVMAYLIIPCIFMYLQTSDVVLSISLPVAGCLIIIVWDYFLSVLYNYVFLVNQSVIKNDVSIHWITFCIEFIGTYVTSRTIKKFVRDKFKAYNGHLKGTIGVVAAGTLILMLFVFYNTNVVFAPNNSVVNSNTMRIKGIVLFFSYAILLIIVIRTILRGIIKEMELKSKENEFQSLQEYTNKLEKLHKDMRGFRHDYINILLSMAGYIQNRDLEGLERFFDDKIMPLSKAMKSNNFKIGLLQNIEVPEIKGMFSAKIIRAQETGIDVYIDVAESIKSFNMEIIDLSRVIGILLDNAIEASEKCDRPSMKVAVINKDKSVMIVIINNYNEEIPPIYKIYKRGFSTKGDNRGIGLSNLKDIIGKYPNVMLDTVIEDNQFKQIIDIKNKIEEGVFNA; this is encoded by the coding sequence ATGATGCAGTATGTAGAATTAGTTGGAATTATAATGAATTTATACGTATCAATTTTTAGCCTGTATTCATGCAGAATTAAATGGAAAAGGCTTGTAGGTATGATAGTGATAACTGAAATTATTTCGTTAATATTTTTAATGCTTGGTTGGCAACAGGTTACGGTTATGGCTTATCTAATAATACCTTGTATATTTATGTATTTACAGACATCAGATGTGGTTTTAAGTATATCTCTACCTGTAGCTGGATGCCTTATAATTATTGTATGGGATTATTTTTTAAGTGTTCTGTATAATTATGTATTTTTAGTGAATCAATCGGTTATAAAAAATGATGTTTCAATACACTGGATTACTTTTTGCATTGAGTTTATTGGAACATATGTTACAAGTAGAACCATTAAAAAATTTGTAAGGGATAAATTTAAAGCTTACAATGGACACTTGAAAGGAACAATAGGTGTTGTTGCAGCTGGAACTCTTATATTGATGCTTTTTGTATTTTATAATACCAATGTAGTTTTTGCTCCTAATAATTCTGTGGTAAATAGTAATACAATGAGAATAAAAGGAATAGTATTATTTTTTTCGTATGCGATATTGCTAATAATAGTAATTCGTACAATTTTAAGAGGTATTATTAAGGAAATGGAACTAAAAAGTAAAGAAAATGAATTTCAGAGTTTACAGGAATATACAAATAAACTTGAAAAACTTCATAAAGATATGAGAGGGTTTAGGCATGATTACATAAATATATTGTTGTCAATGGCAGGGTATATACAAAATAGAGATTTAGAAGGTTTAGAGAGATTTTTCGATGATAAAATTATGCCACTTAGTAAGGCTATGAAGTCAAATAACTTTAAAATAGGCTTGCTTCAAAATATAGAGGTGCCTGAAATTAAGGGGATGTTCTCAGCAAAAATAATAAGAGCTCAGGAAACTGGAATAGATGTATATATTGATGTAGCAGAAAGCATAAAGAGTTTTAACATGGAAATTATAGATTTAAGCAGAGTAATAGGAATTTTATTGGATAATGCTATTGAAGCTTCAGAAAAATGTGACAGGCCATCCATGAAGGTTGCCGTAATAAACAAAGATAAATCTGTCATGATAGTGATAATAAATAATTATAATGAGGAAATTCCACCAATATACAAGATTTATAAAAGAGGATTTTCTACAAAAGGTGACAACAGAGGGATTGGGCTTAGTAATTTAAAAGATATTATAGGGAAGTACCCTAATGTTATGTTGGATACAGTTATAGAGGACAATCAGTTTAAGCAAATTATTGATATAAAAAACAAGATCGAAGAAGGTGTTTTTAATGCTTGA
- a CDS encoding pentapeptide repeat-containing protein yields MIDKYNEELKADCKKCFGLCCTALYFSASEGFPEDKEAGRPCLNLQSDFSCIVHKSLRDKGLKGCTAYDCLGAGQKVAQVTFEGQSWSDNTKYADKMFEAFIIMRQLHEMLWYLTEVFKLNKDQDKKSIELLIEETEKRTLLKADELLKLDIEAHRNKVNLVLKNTSELIRTKSGNNSRKKKRVDYFGANLKKANLRGADLRGALLIAANMRGADLSYADLIGADMRDADISGANLEKSIFVTQAQINTTKGDSNTRLPKRITRPSYWAK; encoded by the coding sequence ATGATTGATAAATATAATGAAGAACTAAAGGCAGATTGTAAAAAATGTTTTGGACTATGCTGCACAGCTTTATATTTTTCTGCGTCAGAAGGCTTTCCAGAAGATAAAGAAGCAGGTAGGCCTTGTTTGAATTTGCAATCGGACTTTTCATGCATAGTACACAAAAGTCTTAGGGATAAGGGGCTTAAAGGGTGTACAGCTTACGATTGCCTTGGAGCAGGACAAAAGGTAGCACAGGTTACATTTGAAGGGCAAAGTTGGAGCGATAACACTAAATATGCTGATAAAATGTTTGAAGCTTTTATTATTATGAGACAACTTCATGAAATGTTGTGGTATCTTACAGAAGTATTTAAACTAAATAAGGACCAGGATAAAAAGAGTATAGAATTACTTATAGAAGAAACAGAAAAACGTACTCTTTTGAAGGCTGATGAATTATTAAAACTTGATATAGAAGCTCATAGAAATAAGGTTAACCTTGTGCTTAAAAATACCAGCGAGCTTATACGTACCAAAAGTGGAAATAACTCAAGAAAGAAAAAGAGGGTAGATTATTTTGGCGCTAATCTTAAAAAGGCTAATCTTAGGGGAGCAGATCTTAGAGGGGCCCTACTTATTGCAGCAAATATGAGAGGTGCGGATTTAAGTTACGCTGATTTAATTGGTGCAGATATGAGAGATGCAGATATTAGCGGAGCAAATTTAGAAAAAAGTATATTTGTTACTCAAGCCCAGATAAATACCACTAAGGGAGATTCTAATACAAGGCTTCCTAAAAGAATAACTCGTCCAAGTTACTGGGCAAAGTAA